One genomic segment of Nitrososphaera sp. includes these proteins:
- a CDS encoding helix-turn-helix domain-containing protein, with protein MMPKIGNMTQNQVTVANYTDGAELTSIESMRLRLEGELAAELKKLDLSSNESKILLFLMSSGSSTASEISKHTKIQRTDTYHYISLLLSKGIVFSTFSKPQKYYSLSYEETVDYLVQAKANALKEVSEKKHDCQSKLEQIAKNVTSGSEDSYQVLSGENIVFTKVSKTLDQPLKSLNVFLTDRMLAKFYHEGLIEKIASSAKAGCTVKLKTSGTAPSDDEDVESGVSSLDVETIRNPSPASFMIVDGNKLVFIIDRSNSSGREISGIYTNNEVMVSTLEYLYQKIA; from the coding sequence ATGATGCCCAAAATCGGAAACATGACACAGAATCAGGTAACAGTAGCGAACTACACGGACGGCGCTGAACTCACATCCATCGAGAGTATGCGGCTACGCCTTGAGGGCGAGCTTGCCGCTGAACTGAAAAAACTCGACCTCAGCTCCAACGAGTCCAAGATCTTGCTCTTCCTTATGTCGTCAGGGAGCAGCACAGCAAGTGAGATTTCCAAGCACACCAAAATCCAGAGAACAGACACTTACCATTACATTTCGCTCCTGCTCTCAAAAGGTATCGTTTTTTCGACCTTTAGCAAGCCCCAAAAGTACTACTCGCTTTCTTATGAGGAGACCGTAGATTATCTGGTCCAGGCGAAAGCAAATGCACTCAAGGAAGTGTCCGAGAAGAAACACGACTGTCAGAGCAAACTTGAACAGATTGCCAAGAACGTCACAAGCGGAAGTGAGGACAGTTACCAGGTCTTAAGCGGCGAGAACATTGTATTCACAAAGGTCTCAAAGACACTTGATCAGCCGCTCAAATCGCTCAACGTCTTCCTCACCGACCGCATGCTCGCCAAGTTCTACCATGAGGGTTTGATTGAAAAGATTGCGTCCAGCGCAAAGGCCGGCTGCACGGTGAAACTGAAGACGTCTGGAACCGCTCCCTCCGACGATGAGGACGTCGAATCAGGCGTATCGAGCCTAGACGTCGAGACGATCAGAAATCCGTCTCCTGCAAGCTTTATGATAGTCGACGGCAACAAGCTTGTCTTTATCATCGACAGGAGCAACTCTTCGGGCAGGGAAATCTCGGGAATATACACCAACAACGAAGTAATGGTATCGACCCTCGAGTACCTTTACCAAAAGATTGCCTAG